The following nucleotide sequence is from Microbacterium imperiale.
ACATCGTGACCGGTCCCATCCACGTCGAGGGCGCGCAACCGGGCGACCTGCTGCGCATCACCGTCGAACGCCTCGTTCCGCGCGTCCCGTACGGCGTGATCTCGAACCGTCACGGTCGCGGCGCGCTCGTGGGGGTCCTCCCCCGCACACCGCTCACCGTCAGCGTCTTCACTCCTGTCGAGGAGCGCGTGTCAGGCCTCGTGGGCACGCTGCCCCTGAACGACGACGGCGACCGCGTCGTCGAGTTCCCGCTCGCGCCGTTCCTCGGCACGATGGGGGTCGCCGTCGCCGGAAACGAGCGCCCCCACTCGGTCCCTCCGGGCGCGCACGGCGGCAACCTCGACATCAACCTCCTCACCGAAGGTGCTCGTCTCTACCTTCCGGTGCAGGTGCCCGGCGCTCTGGCCTACGTCGGCGACCCGCACTTCGCGCAGGGCGACGGCGAGGTGGCGCTCACGGCGCTCGAGGCGTCGCTGCGTGCGACGCTGCGCTTCGACGTGGTCCCCCGAGCCGAGGCGCTGCGCGAGTTCGGCGCGGTCGCCGGACCCCTCGTGCGCACCGACGAGTTCCTCGTCCCGACCGGCCTCGACGTCGACCTCGCCGAGGCGATGCGCAAATGCGTCCGCGCGGCGATCGACCTCATCAGCGCCCGCTGGGGCATGGACGAGCACCTCGCTTACGCGTACCTCAGCGCCGCGACCGACTTCGACATCTCGCAGGTGGTCGACATCGTGTGCGGCATCCACGCCCGAATCCGTGAAGCCGACTTCGACGCCGTCGACCGCCCGGAAGACCCGGCAGCGGGCTAGGCCTGCCGGCGCCGGATCCGGATCGGTCCCTTGGCGGTCGAGGGGTCGACGACCGCGCCCC
It contains:
- a CDS encoding acetamidase/formamidase family protein, with the translated sequence MTILQPGVGETPGDHYLPARPDTVMWGRLPCAADAPVLTIASGSSVTIDTVSHEGVLEDQGKDPRAYFGRHGVEPGQVLDDAVAIAAALSRDPANDGPHIVTGPIHVEGAQPGDLLRITVERLVPRVPYGVISNRHGRGALVGVLPRTPLTVSVFTPVEERVSGLVGTLPLNDDGDRVVEFPLAPFLGTMGVAVAGNERPHSVPPGAHGGNLDINLLTEGARLYLPVQVPGALAYVGDPHFAQGDGEVALTALEASLRATLRFDVVPRAEALREFGAVAGPLVRTDEFLVPTGLDVDLAEAMRKCVRAAIDLISARWGMDEHLAYAYLSAATDFDISQVVDIVCGIHARIREADFDAVDRPEDPAAG